The region CGTTGGCGCAGATGCGGTCGGCACCGACGATGACCCAGCGCACCTTGCCGGTCTTCATCAGGTGCGAAGCCGCCGAGTCGGCGATCAGGGTCGGCGCGATGCCGTCCTGTTCCAGCTCCCACACCGTCAGGCGCGCGCCCTGCAGCCAGGGCCGGGTCTCGCCGGCGAACACCGCATCGATGCGGCCCTGGGCCACGCCGGCGCGGATCACGCCGAGCGCGGTACCGAAGCCGGCGGTCGCGAGCGAGCCGGTGTTGCAATGGGTCAGTACGCCGCTGCCGGGCTCGATCAGCGCCGCGCCGAGCGCACCCATGCGCCGGTTCGCGGCCAGATCTTCATCGGCGATCGCCTGCGCCTCGCGGGCGAGGACCTCGCGCCAATCGCCGCCGGCGCCGGCCAACACCCGGCGCATCCGCGCCAGGGCCCAGGCCAGGTTGACCGCGGTCGGGCGCGCCGCATTGAGGCGCTGCAGGGCCGGCTCGATCGCCGCCAGGGCTTCGACGCCGTTGCCGGCTTCGACCTCGCGCGCGGCCAGGACCACGCCCCAGGCGGCGGCGATGCCGATCGCCGGGGCGCCGCGCACGGTCAGCGCATGGATCGCCGCGGCGACCGCATCGCTGTCGTCGCAGCGCACGTACTCCACGGCGAAAGGCAGCTTGCGCTGGTCGAGCAGTTCGAGGGCGTCTCCGGTCCAGCGGATCGGGCGGATGCGGTCGTAGCGGTCGAAATCGATGGCGTCGTTCATGCGCGCAGTTTAACGGATGCGCGTGTCGGCCCCGAAACACCGGCCCCCGAAGCACCGGCCGCGAAAACATTCGCCCCGGAACAGCGGCCGAAACGACGACGCCCCCGGCCTTGCGACCGGGGGCGTCTGTGCATGCGCAGGATGCGGGTATTGCGATCAGTTGACCCGGAACACGCCGCGGCAGCCGCCGGCGACCCACACGCCGTTGCGGTCCCAGCCCCAGGTCTGGCCTTCGATGCAAGGCGAACCGGAGTTCTGCTTGATCAGGCGCGCATCGCGGCGAATCGACATGTTGCAGCGGTTCTGGCGATTGTTGCGCGACTCGCAGCTGACTTCCTGGCCGCCGCCCCAACCGCCACCGCCGCCTCCGTTCCAGCCGCCACCACCGCCGCCACCGCCGCGCGAAGCGACGAATTCGGCGCGGCAACCGTCGCTTACCCAGACCTCACCGGGGCGCGAACCCCAACTGCGGCCCTCGATGCACGGCGAGCTCGAAATCTGCCGTTGCAGACGTGCGCGATTGCCGTCGATGCGGCAGGTGCGCGGGCGGTTGTCGTTGGAATCGCAGCGCACGACTTCGCCGCTGCCGCCACCGCCGTTCCAGCCACCACCGCCGCCGTTCCAACCGCCGCCGCCACGGCCGAGGGTGAACTCGGCGCGGCAACCTTCGCGGACCCAGATGCCCGAGCGGTCGTAACCCCAGCTGCGTCCCTGGCTGCACGAAGACTTGGACAACTGCCGGCTGAGCTGCACGCCGCCGCGCGTATCGGCGTCGCAACGACGCTCGCGGTTGTCGGTGGATTCGCAACGGATCACGTTGTTGTAACCGTAATCGTCGTATTGCGGCGCGGCTTGTGCGGCGCCGGCGGCCATGCCGAGGCCGACCATCAAGCTCAAACCGGAAAGAATGCGTGCGGACATGTTCATGCTCCTTGTCAATGTGCCAAGGACTCTATCTGAACCCGCTTAACGCCAGCTCAAGATTTTCGCCCTTCGTGGCGGAGAGCCAAAAACGTTCATGACTCGCTTAGTTTGCGCCGTTGTTGCAG is a window of Lysobacter antibioticus DNA encoding:
- the mtnA gene encoding S-methyl-5-thioribose-1-phosphate isomerase, which codes for MNDAIDFDRYDRIRPIRWTGDALELLDQRKLPFAVEYVRCDDSDAVAAAIHALTVRGAPAIGIAAAWGVVLAAREVEAGNGVEALAAIEPALQRLNAARPTAVNLAWALARMRRVLAGAGGDWREVLAREAQAIADEDLAANRRMGALGAALIEPGSGVLTHCNTGSLATAGFGTALGVIRAGVAQGRIDAVFAGETRPWLQGARLTVWELEQDGIAPTLIADSAASHLMKTGKVRWVIVGADRICANGDTANKIGTYQLAIAARHHGVRFMVAAPSSTVDMDTLSGDAIEIEERDPGELFAVGGTRTAAERVGAWNPVFDVTPHELIDAIVTERGVIERPDEAAMRAAFGG
- a CDS encoding DUF3011 domain-containing protein; amino-acid sequence: MSARILSGLSLMVGLGMAAGAAQAAPQYDDYGYNNVIRCESTDNRERRCDADTRGGVQLSRQLSKSSCSQGRSWGYDRSGIWVREGCRAEFTLGRGGGGWNGGGGGWNGGGGSGEVVRCDSNDNRPRTCRIDGNRARLQRQISSSPCIEGRSWGSRPGEVWVSDGCRAEFVASRGGGGGGGGWNGGGGGGWGGGQEVSCESRNNRQNRCNMSIRRDARLIKQNSGSPCIEGQTWGWDRNGVWVAGGCRGVFRVN